The DNA window CGTCCATCAACCGCTTCTTGCGCATCTTCTCGGAGAACGTGTTCTGATCGCGCACGGTCAGGATGTTGCGGCCGTGCCGGTCTTTGATCGGGTCGACGACCACGTTGGCGACCGGATCGTCGCCGTCGCCGTAGATGCCGAGGTCCAGCACGTCGGACCCGGCGCGCCGAGGCCGCAGCTGCACCCGCAGCGTCTCGCCGATCTGATAGTGGTCGCCCCACAGCGACAGCCATTCCTCCAGCAGCTTCTTCGGCACCTCGGTTTGCACGAGATGCTGATGCTGCGTTGAGCCCTCGCCCATGGACTTCGTGGTGGCCGTCCGACCGGATGACGCAGCCAGCGCGGCGTCGCTGCGTGGTCCACCGACCAGGGTTTGCGGTGTGCGGTAGGGAGATTCGACCAGTCGCATCTTGCGCTGCAGGCGGGCGAGCGCGAGCATGCCCTCTTGTCGCAGCGATGTGGCGAACTCCTCGCACGCCACACCGTCGACCTGGTGGCCGCCGTAGGTGATGAAGTTGAAGACGAATCCCATCTTGCCGAGTTCTTCTGGGAACGCACGCATCTCGTCGTCGCTCATGCCCGTGGTGTCCCAGTTGAACGAAGGGGACAGGTTGTAGGCCATCATCTTCTCGGGGAACTCGGCGTGGATCGCGTCGGCGAACTGCTTTGCGTCGGCGAGGTCGGCGGTCTTGGTTTCCATCCAGAGGATGTCGGCGAACGGCGCGGCGGCCAGCGACTTGGCGATCGCATACGGGATGCCGCCGCGGATCTGGTAGTAGCCTTCCGGCGTCTTCGCCCGCTCGCAGTCCCATGCGACGTCGGCGCCCAACGCCTTGGCCTTCTCGCGCGCGGAGTACAGCGATGCCTTGGCGGCGAATTGGCGCCAGTCCGCGGCGCTCATCTCCGCCGCCTCGCCCTCCCGCTCGCGGAAGTCGAGCAGATCACCGACGGCCTCGCCATAGGTCTGCAGTCCGGCGTCGACCTGCCAGGCGTCGACGAATTTGGACTCGGCCTCATCGAATATCGCGTCGATCGAATCGTCCGCGCCGTCCTGCCAGGCCTTGGCGGCGTCGGCAATCACGCCTGCGATGCCGTGGCGTTGCAGCCAGGCGTCGGCCGCGGCGTACTCACCGTCGGGGAGCGCGTAGAGCAGATGTCCCTTGAGGTCTGTGACCCCGGCGTCGTAGAACTGGCGCATCATGGCCAGGAAACAGGACTTGTACGACGGGATCTTGAGGTTGGTGACGCCGAGCAGGAAGGGCTGATCGCGCTCATCGGCGCGGCTGTCCAGCAGGTTGGCGGCTTCGGCGTCCGTTCGAGCCACGATGATGCCGGGCACCCGCATGATGTCGAGCTGGAAGCGGGCGGTGTTGAGGCGCTTGATCTGTTCGTCGGACGGCACCAGCACTTTGCCACCCTGATGGCCACACTTCTTCGTGCCTGGGCGCTGGTCCTCGATGTGGTAGCCGGGCACGCCCGACTCGACAAAGCGGCGAATGAGGTTGCGCACGTGGGGATCACCGCCATGGCCGGTGTCGGCGTCGGCGATGATGAAGGGCCGGTAGTCGTAGGCCGGGGTCGTCTCGCGCTGTTCGGGGGTCATGCGCAGCCGCAGGTACTGCTGATTGCGGTCCGCAGTCAGCAGGGCGCGCACCAGCCCGGCGGCCTCGTCGGGTACCTGGCTCAGTGGATAGCTGGCCAGGTCGGGTCCCGGGTCCTCGCTGATCGAGCCCTTGGCCGAGGTTGCCCAGCCGCCGAGGTAGATCCCCTCGATGCCCATGCGCTTCATGACAACGGCCTGCCCAGGTGAGTAGGGGCCGAAGGTGGTGATGCTCTTTTTCTGGCTGAACAGCTCCCGCAGCCGCGGATAAAACGCCGTGGCCGCCTCGCGCGCGACGGTGTAGTCGGTCG is part of the Mycolicibacterium tusciae JS617 genome and encodes:
- the aceA gene encoding isocitrate lyase ICL2, whose amino-acid sequence is MAIIETDAAPQTEVERAFQQDIADTQQYFDSPRFDGIIRLYSARQVVEQRGTIPTDYTVAREAATAFYPRLRELFSQKKSITTFGPYSPGQAVVMKRMGIEGIYLGGWATSAKGSISEDPGPDLASYPLSQVPDEAAGLVRALLTADRNQQYLRLRMTPEQRETTPAYDYRPFIIADADTGHGGDPHVRNLIRRFVESGVPGYHIEDQRPGTKKCGHQGGKVLVPSDEQIKRLNTARFQLDIMRVPGIIVARTDAEAANLLDSRADERDQPFLLGVTNLKIPSYKSCFLAMMRQFYDAGVTDLKGHLLYALPDGEYAAADAWLQRHGIAGVIADAAKAWQDGADDSIDAIFDEAESKFVDAWQVDAGLQTYGEAVGDLLDFREREGEAAEMSAADWRQFAAKASLYSAREKAKALGADVAWDCERAKTPEGYYQIRGGIPYAIAKSLAAAPFADILWMETKTADLADAKQFADAIHAEFPEKMMAYNLSPSFNWDTTGMSDDEMRAFPEELGKMGFVFNFITYGGHQVDGVACEEFATSLRQEGMLALARLQRKMRLVESPYRTPQTLVGGPRSDAALAASSGRTATTKSMGEGSTQHQHLVQTEVPKKLLEEWLSLWGDHYQIGETLRVQLRPRRAGSDVLDLGIYGDGDDPVANVVVDPIKDRHGRNILTVRDQNTFSEKMRKKRLMDVIHLWLIHRFKPEIVYYVTPTEDNIYQTEKMKSHGIFSNVYQEVGEIIVADVNQSRIDELLAPDHEALKRLIAKED